The following coding sequences lie in one Frondihabitans peucedani genomic window:
- a CDS encoding zinc-binding dehydrogenase, which produces MKATLMFKSGDVRVVEVPDPVIQHPTEALIRVTYACVCGSDLHPYHDLEDTPEGRRMGHEAIGVVEEVGDDVRTLSVGDTVIVPFAWSDGTCAFCQDGITTSCIHGGFFDGAPSATQAEKLIVPEADGTAVTIPAGTDESYMPSLLTLSDVYLTGYHAAIRGDVGPGKIVTVIGDGAVGLSAVLASKQLGAETIILMGRHTDRTDLGRDFGATHVVAERGDEGVAKVMDITGGEGSHVVLEAVGHMPAYDQAVGIVRPGGTISRVGVPQYEEAAVGMSSLFGKNATLTGGPATVRAYLEAAIPQVLHGTIDPGRVFDREMPLDQISDAYKLMDDREALKVLIRP; this is translated from the coding sequence ATGAAAGCCACCCTCATGTTCAAGTCCGGCGACGTCCGCGTCGTCGAGGTCCCCGACCCCGTCATCCAGCACCCCACGGAAGCGCTCATCCGCGTCACCTACGCGTGCGTCTGCGGGTCGGACCTGCACCCCTACCACGACCTCGAGGACACCCCCGAGGGTCGCCGAATGGGCCACGAAGCGATCGGCGTCGTCGAAGAGGTCGGCGACGACGTACGCACCCTCTCCGTGGGTGACACTGTCATCGTCCCGTTCGCCTGGTCGGACGGGACCTGCGCCTTCTGCCAGGACGGCATCACCACCTCCTGCATCCACGGTGGGTTCTTCGACGGCGCCCCCTCCGCCACCCAGGCCGAGAAGCTGATCGTCCCCGAAGCCGACGGCACCGCCGTCACGATCCCTGCCGGCACAGACGAGTCCTACATGCCGTCCCTGCTGACCCTGTCCGACGTGTACCTGACCGGCTACCACGCTGCCATCCGCGGCGACGTCGGGCCCGGGAAGATCGTGACCGTCATCGGTGACGGTGCCGTCGGCCTCTCGGCCGTCCTGGCGTCGAAGCAGCTCGGCGCCGAGACCATCATCCTGATGGGCCGCCACACCGACCGCACCGACCTCGGCCGCGACTTCGGCGCCACCCACGTCGTCGCCGAGCGCGGCGACGAGGGTGTTGCCAAGGTGATGGACATCACCGGGGGAGAGGGCTCGCACGTCGTCCTCGAAGCCGTCGGGCACATGCCCGCCTACGACCAGGCCGTCGGCATCGTCCGCCCCGGAGGAACCATCAGCCGCGTCGGAGTGCCCCAGTACGAAGAAGCCGCCGTCGGGATGAGTTCCCTGTTCGGGAAGAACGCCACTCTCACCGGTGGCCCTGCGACCGTCCGCGCCTACCTCGAGGCTGCTATCCCGCAGGTCCTTCACGGCACCATCGACCCCGGCCGCGTGTTCGACCGCGAGATGCCCCTCGACCAGATCTCCGATGCCTACAAGCTGATGGACGACCGCGAGGCCCTCAAAGTCCTCATCCGCCCCTAG